A window from Culex pipiens pallens isolate TS chromosome 3, TS_CPP_V2, whole genome shotgun sequence encodes these proteins:
- the LOC120422243 gene encoding ATP-binding cassette sub-family G member 4-like — protein sequence MSSTTDPQTPASHLPRLLPIEIAFRKLSYGAYEGKRHLHLHRTHTKLILRSVSGTFCASELSAIMGPSGAGKSTLMNVLAGYKTSNVVGKIYINGKRRRLDRFRRLSCYILQDDRLLPYLSVREAMMYSASLRLGAKVPIELKRNIVEEIVDTLGLLHVADNLSCELSGGQRKRLSIALELVNNPPVMFLDEPTSGLDSATCSQLIHLLKTLAREGRTIVCTIHQPSARIFEMFDHLFMLAEGQCIYRGVVDGLVPFLSGQGLMCPSFHNPADFVMEVACGEHGDWIDNLVTAVREGKCEEYEQREPLGNGIAVLQLDSDDDHPQTDEFVTIELPSISSGHAVSPSDTNGFGDTSLREQASTSKRLSLVESMESISPVRMKHSKGFATSRWRQFWILLKRTVRTSLRDTALTQMRVVSHVVVGLLIGCFYYDIGRDASKIIDNAGCIFFTLLFTMFTAMMPTILTFPLEFGVLEKEHLNYWYSLESFYLARTAADVPFQIFFTTVYVAIVYSLSSQPMELKRAALFTMICVLNSLVAQSFGLLVGAGLRVQTGVFLGPVSAIPIILFSGFFLRLDLIPKYLRWCSYVSYLRYGFEGAIVALYGFDRVAMPCSRSFSCHYPSPKEFLKEMSMDKAEYWIDATALLGFFVVIRVAAYFVLRFKLLSNR from the exons ATGTCATCAACGACAGATCCG CAAACCCCAGCCTCCCACCTGCCGCGCCTCCTCCCAATCGAAATCGCGTTCCGGAAGCTTTCGTACGGAGCCTATGAGGGTAAGCGCCACCTGCACCTACACCGAACCCACACCAAGCTCATCCTGCGGTCCGTCAGCGGCACGTTCTGTGCCAGCGAGCTGAGCGCCATCATGGGCCCGTCAGGGGCGGGCAAGAGCACCCTGATGAACGTGCTGGCCGGTTACAA GACGTCCAACGTGGTCGGGAAGATCTACATCAACGGGAAGAGGCGAAGGTTGGACCGGTTTCGAAGACTGTCGTGCTACATTCTGCAGGATGACCGACTGCTGCCGTACTTGAGCGTGCGGGAAGCGATGATGTACTCGGCTAGTTTGCGGTTGGGCGCGAAGGTTCCGATCGAGCTGAAGCGAAACATTGTGGAGGAGATTGTGGATACGCTGGGCTTGCTGCACGTGGCCGATAACTTGAGCTGTGAGCTGAGTGGGGGTCAACGGAAGCGGCTTTCGATCGCGCTGGAGCTGGTCAACAATCCACCGGTGATGTTTTTGGATGAGCCAACCAGTGGGTTGGATAGTGCGACCTGCTCGCAGTTGATCCACCTGTTGAAGACGTTGGCTCGCGAGGGTCGGACCATTGTCTGTACGATTCATCAGCCGTCGGCGAGGATATTCGAGATGTTTGATCATTTGTTTATGCTAGCTGAGGGGCAGTGCATCTACCGGGGGGTTGTGGATGGGTTGGTACCGTTCCTGTCGGGGCAGGGACTGATGTGTCCAAGCTTTCACAACCCAGCTGATTTTG TGATGGAAGTGGCCTGCGGAGAGCATGGCGATTGGATCGACAACCTGGTGACGGCAGTTCGCGAAGGCAAGTGCGAGGAGTACGAGCAACGAGAACCACTCGGGAATGGTATTGCTGTGCTGCAGCTAGACAGCGACGACGACCATCCGCAGACGGACGAGTTTGTGACCATTGAGCTACCTTCGATCTCATCCGGGCACGCAGTTTCCCCGAGTGATACGAACGGGTTTGGTGACACCAGTCTGCGAGAGCAAGCCTCGACCTCCAAGCGGCTTTCGCTGGTGGAATCCATGGAGAGTATCAGTCCGGTGAGGATGAAACACTCCAAGGGATTTGCCACGTCTCGGTGGAGACAGTTTTGGATTCTGTTGAAGCGCACCGTCCGCACGTCGCTGCGCGACACGGCACTGACACAGATGCGGGTCGTATCACACGTGGTCGTCGGATTGCTAATCGGATGCTTCTACTACGACATCGGGCGCGACGCCTCCAAGATTATAGACAACGCCGGCTGTATATTCTTCACGCTACTGTTCACCATGTTCACCGCGATGATGCCGACCATTCTAACCT TTCCGCTGGAGTTTGGCGTGCTGGAGAAGGAACACCTTAACTACTGGTACTCGCTGGAATCGTTCTACCTGGCCCGTACCGCGGCGGACGTTCCGTTCCAGATATTCTTCACCACCGTGTACGTGGCCATCGTGTACAGCCTGTCGTCGCAACCGATGGAGCTGAAGCGAGCCGCGCTGTTCACCATGATCTGCGTGCTGAACTCGCTGGTCGCGCAAAGTTTCGGCCTGCTGGTCGGAGCCGGTCTGCGCGTCCAGACGGGCGTCTTTCTCGGCCCGGTGTCGGCCATCCCGATCATTCTGTTCAGCGGGTTCTTTCTCCGCTTGGACCTCATCCCGAAGTACTTGCGGTGGTGCTCGTACGTGAGCTATCTGCGGTACGGTTTCGAGGGCGCCATTGTTGCCCTGTACGGCTTCGACCGGGTAGCGATGCCGTGCTCGAGAAGCTTCAGCTGCCACTATCCCAGCCCAAAGGAGTTTCTCAAGGAGATGTCGATGGACAAGGCCGAGTACTGGATCGACGCGACCGCTCTGCTGGGGTTCTTCGTGGTGATCCGTGTCGCGGCGTACTTTGTGCTGCGCTTCAAACTACTCTCTAATCGATGA
- the LOC120422242 gene encoding ATP-binding cassette subfamily G member 4-like isoform X3, whose amino-acid sequence MMWTTEEDQSDCGDVKREEELGIGKQCRRASVNAVLQLKELLRVSKINSQSALCNGAIMTNGQTKDSNLPHGLVRKVLNNSENGQKKGMVSLTHLPKRPPIDIEFAELAYSVPEGHKAHKRSYKTILKGINGKFRSGELTAIMGPSGAGKSTLMNILAGYKTSNLIGSVLINGKERNLRKFRKLSCYIMQDDRLLPYLTVREAMMVSANLKLGKDISLELKREIVEEIIETLGLLEAATTLALNLSGGQRKRLSIALELVNNPPVMFFDEPTSGLDSATCSQLINLLKSLARGGRTIVCTIHQPSARIFEMFDNLYVLTEGQCIYQGMVNGLVPFLASLGLECPGYHNPANYVMEVACGEHGDWNSKLVTAVNNGKCNNYNQPLLVKSKSQKNVALERDTSVDQPPPAEKIVLSLGAGEDDLVKPSAKEFTTINMPSAGAEQPLNNDGNKFSSVPSSKPAMVTTATMTEETGSSVVTSTTAVGSNASTAGPGSTGMPLSVSSSKPTCTTSLLDSTESVSIAVPKKLTGFPTSGWMQFWILLKRTFITIMRDQTLTQMRLLSHVIVGAIIGMIYYDIGNDAAKIMSNAGCIFFTTMFTMFTAMMPTILTFPTEMAVFVREHLNYWYSLKSFYFAKTVADLPFQVLFTSVYVIVVYYLTSQPMEPKRAGMFVLICILTSLVAQSLGLLIGAGMSVETGVFLGPVSTIPIILFSGFFVNFDVIPKYLQWLTYVSYVRYGFEGAMVSVYGMERAKLQCTEIYCHYRSPQKFLEEMSMDKAEYWIDATALFGFFIGLRVIAYFVLRWKLHSIR is encoded by the exons ATGATGTGGACCACCGAGGAGGACCAAAGTGACTGTGGTGACGTCAAACGGGAAGAAGAGCTTGGCATCGGAAAACAGTGCCGCAGAGCCAGTGTGAACGCAGTGCTGCAGCTTAAGGAGCTGTTGAGGGTTTCGAAAAT AAACTCCCAGAGTGCTCTCTGCAACGGGGCCATCATGACGAACGGCCAGACCAAAGACTCGAACCTACCACACGGGCTGGTACGGAAAGTCCTCAACAACAGCGAGAACGGCCAGAAGAAGGGCATG GTGTCCCTCACCCATCTACCAAAGAGGCCCCCGATCGACATCGAGTTCGCCGAGCTGGCCTACTCGGTGCCCGAGGGTCACAAGGCCCACAAGCGCAGTTACAAGACGATCCTCAAGGGCATCAACGGCAAGTTCCGGTCGGGCGAGCTGACCGCCATCATGGGCCCGTCGGGGGCCGGCAAGAGCACGCTCATGAACATCCTCGCCGGTTACAA AACATCCAACCTGATAGGATCGGTGCTGATCAACGGCAAGGAGCGCAACCTGCGCAAGTTCCGCAAGCTGTCCTGCTACATCATGCAGGACGATCGGCTGCTGCCGTACCTCACCGTACGGGAAGCGATGATGGTCTCGGCGAACCTGAAGCTCGGCAAGGACATTTCGCTCGAGCTGAAGCGCGAGATCGTCGAGGAGATCATCGAAACGCTTGGTCTGCTGGAGGCGGCCACCACGTTGGCGCTGAACCTGTCCGGCGGCCAGCGGAAGCGTCTTTCGATCGCACTGGAGCTAGTAAACAACCCACCTGTAATGTTTTTCGACGAGCCGACCAGCGGCCTGGACAGTGCGACCTGCTCGCAGCTGATTAATCTGCTCAAATCGTTGGCCCGCGGAGGCCGCACAATCGTCTGCACGATCCACCAGCCGTCGGCACGTATCTTTGAGATGTTTGACAATCTGTACGTGCTGACGGAGGGCCAGTGCATCTACCAGGGCATGGTCAACGGACTGGTGCCGTTCCTAGCCTCGCTGGGACTCGAGTGTCCCGGCTATCACAATCCGGCGAATTATG TCATGGAAGTGGCCTGCGGCGAGCACGGTGACTGGAACAGCAAACTCGTAACGGCGGTCAACAACGGCAAGTGCAACAACTACAACCAGCCGCTGCTAGTGAAGAGTAAATCCCAGAAGAATGTCGCACTGGAGCGAGACACCAGCGTCGACCAACCACCGCCGGCGGAAAAGATCGTCCTATCGCTCGGCGCCGGCGAGGACGATCTGGTGAAACCATCCGCCAAGGAGTTCACCACGATCAACATGCCATCTGCGGGCGCCGAACAGCCGCTCAACAACGACGGCAACAAGTTCTCGTCCGTACCGAGCAGTAAACCGGCGATGGTCACCACGGCCACGATGACGGAGGAAACGGGAAGTTCCGTCGTCACGAGCACCACCGCCGTAGGTTCAAACGCATCCACAGCCGGTCCCGGATCCACCGGGATGCCACTCTCGGTGTCCTCGTCCAAGCCCACGTGCACCACGTCCCTGCTCGACTCGACCGAGAGCGTCAGCATAGCCGTGCCCAAGAAGCTGACCGGCTTTCCCACCTCGGGCTGGATGCAGTTCTGGATTCTGCTCAAGCGCACCTTCATCACGATCATGCGCGACCAAACGCTGACCCAGATGCGCCTACTGTCGCACGTGATCGTCGGCGCCATCATCGGCATGATCTACTACGACATCGGGAACGACGCGGCCAAGATCATGAGCAACGCGGGCTGCATCTTCTTCACCACCATGTTTACGATGTTCACGGCGATGATGCCCACGATTCTAACCT tccCAACGGAAATGGCCGTCTTCGTGAGGGAACATCTCAACTATTGGTACTCGCTCAAGTCGTTCTACTTTGCTAAAACGGTCGCCGATCTTCCATTTCAA GTCCTCTTCACCAGCGTGTACGTGATCGTCGTGTACTACCTGACGTCCCAGCCGATGGAGCCAAAGCGGGCCGGAATGTTCGTGCTGATCTGCATCCTGACGTCGCTGGTGGCGCAAAGCTTGGGCCTGCTGATCGGGGCCGGCATGAGCGTCGAGACGGGCGTCTTCCTCGGCCCGGTGTCAACCATTCCGATCATCCTGTTCAGCGGGTTCTTCGTCAACTTTGACGTCATCCCGAAGTACCTGCAGTGGCTGACGTACGTGAGCTACGTCCGGTACGGCTTCGAGGGCGCGATGGTCTCCGTGTACGGGATGGAGCGGGCCAAGCTGCAGTGCACGGAGATTTACTGCCACTACCGGAGCCCGCAGAAGTTCCTCGAGGAGATGTCGATGGACAAGGCCGAGTACTGGATCGACGCGACCGCCCTGTTTGGCTTCTTCATCGGGCTGCGCGTCATCGCGTACTTTGTGCTGCGCTGGAAACTGCATTCCATCCGTTAA